The following are encoded in a window of Oncorhynchus mykiss isolate Arlee chromosome 11, USDA_OmykA_1.1, whole genome shotgun sequence genomic DNA:
- the crj1a gene encoding Crystallin J1A, translating to MMASTVAERAMGAIIGAAVADAAAQPMHWIYNPERLKEVLSDLEPCPEFRPQSANPFYRRETGEQTCYGDQAYVLLESLSQCGDVNVEDLTKRIYKFFGPDTVYDLPLNNPYRQKNGPKAVLPIDGPWRNASLKAFMRNVDAGNEKTGCDVDCQMDGVTKMAPVVAMFAGMPEMLEKVETAIRVTQNNDMCVAMTLAAARFLEHFILNGSDPNALDSVLAQLNDPNRNNPQDLDRAVIAQICQVKDNLSKHS from the exons ATG ATGGCTTCAACTGTGGCAGAGAGAGCCATGGGGGCAATCATTGGAGCAGCTGTGGCAGACGCAGCAG CCCAGCCCATGCATTGGATTTACAACCCAGAGCGACTGAAGGAGGTTCTGTCAGATCTGGAACCGTGTCCAGAGTTCCGCCCTCAGTCTGCTAACCCGTTCTACCGCAGAGAGACCGGAGAGCAGACGTGCTACGGAGACCAGGCCTACGTACTGCTAGAGTCACTCAGTCAATGTGGAG ATGTGAACGTGGAGGACTTGACCAAACGCATCTACAAGTTCTTTGGCCCAGACACTGTGTATGATCTTCCTCTCAATAACCCATACAGACAAAAGAACG GTCCTAAAGCTGTCCTGCCCATTGATGGCCCTTGGAGAAACGCAAGCCTCAAAGCCTTCATGAGGAACGTGGATGCAGGAAACGAAAAGACAG GATGTGATGTGGACTGTCAGATGGACGGGGTCACCAAGATGGCTCCCGTTGTGGCGATGTTTGCTGGGATGCCGGAGATGTTGGAGAAGGTGGAGACGGCCATTCGTGTAACCCAGAACAACGATATGTGTGTGGCCATGACACTGGCTGCAGCAAG GTTCCTGGAGCATTTCATCCTGAATGGTTCTGACCCCAATGCTCTGGACTCAGTGTTGGCCCAGCTCAACGACCCAAACAGAAACAACCCTCAGGACCTGGACAGGGCTGTTATTG CACAAATCTGTCAGGTGAAGGACAACTTATCCAAG CATTCATAG